Proteins from a genomic interval of Uloborus diversus isolate 005 chromosome 4, Udiv.v.3.1, whole genome shotgun sequence:
- the LOC129220442 gene encoding uncharacterized protein LOC129220442 → MLKFLFLAVILVVSVSVRSEPTWQGLRVTWGVNLLSSRIFAKLPMTESKARSEGFAKISSECSGGKFLGHRYMKGLDTAAVLLFDDNGYIAGIQNGIPKNDIDKVNTTYDFAGTSAYQLDKILGEEEVYFTTAYFVDPSIICNGGRTKEQFEEDGTGTGLYLQNGTDPIRNSVQVPLYEKDLEGTEWVKGQCFRTMGVHYWYKVKEDMSCEHLFPFAVIYNRGKLTTFNFWNSGNYEFSRRFEHPPLSSLSMFLPSPFPQCINDQYEMSGGISSMHVYFTIRPWNLFC, encoded by the exons ATGTTGAAGTTTCTGTTCCTAGCTGTAATATTGGTGGTTAGTGTATCTGTTCGATCAG agCCAACATGGCAAGGGTTAAGAG TTACTTGGGGAGTCAACTTACTAAGTTCTCGAATTTTCGCCAAACTTCCTATGACCGAAAGCAAGGCCAGAAGTGAAGGATTTGCAAAGATATCTTCGGAATGTTCAG GAGGCAAGTTCTTAGGTCACCGCTACATGAAGGGTTTGGATACTGCCGCAGTTTTACTTTTTGATGACAATGGTTACATTGCTGGAATACAAAATGGA ATACCAAAAAATGACATCGACAAAGTAAACACAACCTACGACTTTGCTGGAACATCTGCCTACCAACTTGACAAAATACTTGGGGAGGAGGAAGTCTACTTCACCACTGCGTACTTTGTTGATCCTA GCATAATTTGCAATGGCGGACGCACCAAGGAGCAATTTGAGGAGGACGGTACTGGAACTGGTTTATATTTACAAAATGGAACAGATCCAATCCGAAATTCCGTTCAAGTACCACTGTACGAGAAGGATTTGGAAGGAACAGAGTGGGTTAAAGGCCAATGCTTCAGAACTATGG gagTACATTATTGGTACAAGGTGAAAGAAGACATGTCTTGTGAGCACCTTTTCCCATTTGCTGTAATCTACAATAGAGGAAAACTGACGACATTTAACTTCTGGAACAGCGGCAATTACGAATTCTCTCGCAGATTTGAACATCCACCACTTTCTTCCCTCTCG ATGTTTTTGCCTTCTCCTTTTCCTCAATGCATCAATGACCAATACGAGATGTCCGGTGGCATCAGCTCCATGCATGTCTATTTCACGATAAGACCGTGGAATTTGTTCTGCTGA